Proteins from one Gibbsiella quercinecans genomic window:
- a CDS encoding type I secretion system permease/ATPase, with amino-acid sequence MRIASGKETRFSPPPSPSPRHEILGALAAYRQAFWGVGLFSAVINLLMLTPAIYMLQVYDRVLSSGNTMTLGMLTAMALGLFALMGLLEWVRSAVVIRLGTQMDMRLNQRVYNAAFASQLQGQPARAGQALNDLTALRQFATGNALFAFFDAPWFPVYLLVIFLLHPWLGVMALAGAAVLILLAWLNQRLTREPLEQAGRITIQATQQANANLRHADAIEAMGMLPALRARWLGQHVRFLQQQNLASEKSATVTALTKSLRLALQSLMLGLGALLAVAGEITPGMMIAGSILVGRVLSPIDQLIGVWKQWSQARLAWQRISVLLAAYPERTPGMQLPEPLGRLQVEQINAAPPHARTPVLRNISFALEPGDVLGVIGPSGSGKSTLARLLVAAQPALSGKVRLDGADMHQWDKGDLGRFIGYLPQDVQLFAGTIAENIARFSQPDAEQVVAAARLAGVHDLILRLPQGYDTPLGENGSGLSGGQKQRVALARAVYGRPKLTVLDEPNASLDEEGEKALLAAIAQLKEQGATQILITHKPALLSCANKLLALRDGQVSFFGPAEKLQQQMTKRKPPPAAGAFSPGLSMVYNAKGPRQAAPER; translated from the coding sequence ATGCGTATTGCAAGCGGCAAGGAAACACGTTTTTCCCCTCCGCCCTCCCCCTCGCCGCGCCACGAAATTCTCGGCGCGCTGGCGGCTTACCGCCAGGCGTTCTGGGGCGTAGGCCTGTTCAGCGCGGTGATCAACCTGCTGATGCTGACGCCAGCCATCTACATGCTACAGGTTTACGATCGCGTGCTGTCTTCCGGCAACACGATGACGCTGGGCATGCTGACGGCAATGGCGCTCGGCCTGTTCGCGCTGATGGGGCTGCTGGAATGGGTACGCAGCGCGGTGGTGATCCGCCTGGGCACCCAAATGGATATGCGGCTGAACCAGCGAGTGTACAACGCCGCGTTCGCCAGCCAGTTGCAAGGGCAGCCGGCGCGCGCCGGGCAGGCGCTGAACGATCTGACCGCGCTGCGCCAGTTCGCCACCGGCAACGCGCTGTTCGCCTTTTTCGACGCCCCGTGGTTCCCGGTTTATCTGCTGGTGATCTTCCTGCTGCATCCGTGGCTGGGCGTGATGGCGCTGGCCGGCGCTGCGGTGCTGATCCTGCTGGCCTGGCTCAACCAACGCCTGACGCGGGAACCGCTGGAACAGGCCGGGCGCATCACCATTCAGGCCACGCAACAGGCCAACGCCAATCTGCGCCACGCCGACGCCATCGAAGCGATGGGCATGTTGCCCGCCCTGCGCGCCCGTTGGCTGGGCCAGCACGTGCGCTTCCTGCAGCAACAAAATTTGGCCAGCGAAAAGAGCGCCACCGTGACGGCGCTGACCAAATCGCTGCGGCTGGCCCTGCAATCACTGATGCTGGGCCTTGGCGCCCTGCTGGCCGTGGCGGGCGAAATCACACCCGGCATGATGATCGCTGGTTCGATTTTGGTCGGCCGGGTGCTGAGCCCTATCGATCAACTCATCGGGGTGTGGAAACAATGGTCGCAGGCACGGCTGGCCTGGCAGCGAATCAGCGTGCTGCTGGCCGCCTATCCCGAACGCACGCCCGGTATGCAACTGCCTGAACCACTGGGGCGCTTGCAGGTTGAGCAGATCAACGCTGCCCCGCCCCATGCCCGCACGCCAGTGCTGCGCAATATCTCCTTCGCCCTTGAGCCAGGGGACGTACTGGGCGTTATCGGCCCATCCGGTTCCGGCAAATCGACGCTGGCGCGCCTGTTGGTGGCCGCGCAACCGGCGCTCAGTGGCAAGGTGCGGCTCGATGGCGCCGACATGCACCAATGGGACAAAGGCGATCTGGGCCGTTTCATCGGCTATCTGCCGCAGGACGTGCAATTGTTCGCCGGGACTATCGCCGAAAACATCGCCCGCTTCAGCCAGCCGGATGCCGAACAGGTGGTCGCCGCAGCCCGCCTGGCCGGCGTACACGATCTGATCCTCCGCCTGCCCCAGGGTTACGACACACCTCTGGGCGAAAACGGCAGCGGCCTGTCCGGCGGGCAAAAGCAGCGGGTCGCGCTGGCGCGGGCCGTCTACGGCAGGCCGAAGCTGACGGTGCTGGACGAACCCAACGCCAGCCTGGATGAGGAAGGCGAAAAAGCGCTGCTGGCGGCGATCGCACAGCTAAAGGAACAGGGCGCCACCCAAATCCTGATAACCCACAAACCGGCTCTGCTTAGCTGTGCCAATAAGCTGCTGGCGCTGCGTGACGGGCAAGTCAGTTTCTTCGGCCCGGCGGAAAAACTGCAACAGCAGATGACGAAACGCAAGCCGCCGCCCGCCGCCGGGGCATTCTCTCCTGGCCTGAGCATGGTCTATAACGCCAAAGGGCCACGCCAGGCTGCGCCCGAACGTTAA
- a CDS encoding heme acquisition protein HasA encodes MSFSITYSADYSDLDISSYLTDEWLATFGDANHTNGNVTPSNSGGFYGGADQFSGTQYALVSPDNQISAFLAEGQLSYNFTNHVLSGSLDSLTFGDGLAGGSTSEFVVQEPQVTFNGLNLSSTGSDGVVHQSIYGLMTGTVDPLIDALEGIFSGLNASSAFDVAFQDLDLDGDLTITEAEITAYGSAATAATVGVAEVTDELLAA; translated from the coding sequence ATGAGCTTTTCTATTACCTACAGTGCTGATTATTCCGATCTCGATATTAGTTCATACCTGACAGACGAATGGTTGGCGACATTTGGCGACGCCAACCATACCAACGGCAACGTAACGCCAAGTAACTCCGGCGGCTTCTACGGCGGCGCCGATCAGTTCAGCGGCACGCAGTATGCCCTGGTAAGCCCGGATAACCAGATTTCTGCGTTTCTCGCCGAGGGGCAATTAAGTTACAACTTTACCAATCATGTTCTGTCGGGATCGTTAGACTCGTTGACTTTTGGCGATGGCCTGGCCGGCGGTAGTACCAGTGAGTTCGTCGTTCAGGAACCGCAGGTCACTTTTAACGGGCTGAATCTCTCCAGCACAGGAAGCGACGGTGTTGTTCATCAATCCATATACGGCCTGATGACCGGCACGGTTGATCCGCTGATTGATGCATTAGAAGGTATTTTCAGCGGCCTCAACGCTTCATCAGCCTTTGATGTCGCCTTCCAGGATCTGGATCTCGACGGCGATCTCACCATCACTGAAGCGGAAATCACCGCCTATGGTTCGGCCGCCACCGCCGCGACGGTCGGCGTAGCCGAAGTTACGGATGAACTGCTGGCTGCCTAA
- a CDS encoding TonB-dependent receptor, whose amino-acid sequence MQTSQQITLTISRLALAIGIAFSTLVPFSYARAEQPTAATTHGEQQAEFTIPVQPLNSALLRFAEQAGLQILLPTSGLLDGMQATPLQGRYPVNQALRRLIGNNPVDYQISATGQITLSKRANKGAAEQTIIIKAARIEHEGDWIYDQPRAISVISREQMDNRPARHAADMLEQSAGVYSSVSQQDPALSVNIRGIQDYGRVNMNIDGMRQNFQKSGHGQRNGQMYIDSELLSGVTIEKGATSGMGGAGAFGGIATFNTVSASDFIFPPTKEIGGRLHASTGDNGTQFIGSGILALGSETGDILVGASERHLGDYWPGNKGDIGDIRTSQYTPEATQAAQDSLKNAKVLDSNYTMRSRLAKIGWNLPANQRLELSYLQTQTSTPNPSIITSVSYPNLGWTQSGFSEVMSRSSGLDYSLKPDDQDWLDFKAKLYYVDTKDDSDTYASSTTANDAYSTNTRLRTYGLQAQNTSRVYPAAGHELTANYGLDLFYDKATSDSTLDSMNGVTPNGNRSVASLFANLEYDYNDWLTLQGGIRYDRYHLRGSTGFTSFDFPWTVDNPCTERSAARCSVAKTHTYDIDDEHGKFSPTVAIAIKPGVDWLELYGSYGMSYRPPAITETLTTGSAHSSSVQYPNPFLQAERSRTWETGFNIKADNLITDTDRLVAKVSYFDTKVSNYINMELARVTPGLFSPSTGNAAYVNNLSKTRFRGLEYQLNYDAGVFYADLTYTHMIGKNDFCSKQAWMGGVISYAGSSRNYYAVPLDDWNNFAQCNTGAVFGSAAYLPSDRASLTLGGRAFERKLDFGVTIRYNKGYQDHSVINDTGTTGQFYVADWPKYTLFDIYASYQLTHNLKINGSIENITNRAYIVSYGDALSYTLGRGRTVQGGITYEF is encoded by the coding sequence ATGCAGACATCACAGCAAATTACACTAACAATCAGCCGGCTTGCGCTGGCTATCGGGATAGCGTTCAGCACACTTGTCCCGTTTTCTTATGCCAGGGCCGAACAACCCACAGCGGCCACAACGCACGGCGAGCAACAGGCCGAGTTCACCATTCCCGTACAGCCGCTCAACAGTGCGCTGTTGCGTTTCGCCGAGCAGGCCGGCCTGCAAATCCTGTTGCCGACATCCGGCCTGCTGGACGGTATGCAGGCCACGCCGTTACAAGGGCGTTACCCCGTCAATCAGGCGCTGCGGCGGTTGATCGGCAACAACCCGGTGGACTACCAGATTAGCGCCACCGGCCAAATTACCTTATCCAAACGGGCCAATAAGGGTGCAGCGGAGCAGACGATCATCATCAAAGCCGCGCGTATCGAACATGAAGGCGACTGGATCTATGATCAACCGCGCGCCATCAGCGTGATCTCCCGCGAACAAATGGACAACCGCCCGGCACGCCATGCCGCCGATATGCTGGAACAATCCGCCGGCGTCTACTCCAGCGTTAGCCAGCAGGATCCGGCGCTGTCGGTCAATATTCGCGGCATTCAGGACTATGGCCGCGTCAACATGAACATCGACGGCATGCGGCAGAATTTTCAGAAAAGCGGCCACGGCCAGCGCAACGGCCAGATGTACATCGACTCTGAATTGCTCTCCGGCGTAACCATCGAAAAAGGCGCCACCAGCGGCATGGGCGGCGCCGGCGCCTTCGGCGGCATCGCCACCTTCAACACCGTTAGCGCCAGCGATTTTATCTTCCCGCCGACCAAAGAGATCGGCGGCAGGCTGCATGCCAGTACCGGTGACAACGGCACGCAATTTATCGGCAGCGGCATTCTGGCGCTGGGCAGCGAAACCGGCGATATTCTGGTAGGCGCCAGCGAGCGCCATTTAGGCGACTACTGGCCAGGCAACAAAGGCGATATCGGGGATATTCGTACTTCTCAATATACGCCGGAAGCGACTCAAGCAGCTCAAGACTCCCTGAAAAACGCCAAGGTTCTTGATTCCAACTACACGATGCGTTCACGGCTGGCGAAAATCGGCTGGAACCTGCCCGCCAACCAGCGGCTTGAGCTCTCTTACCTGCAAACCCAGACCTCCACGCCCAACCCCAGCATAATCACTAGCGTCAGCTATCCGAACCTGGGCTGGACACAAAGCGGTTTCAGCGAAGTGATGTCACGCAGCAGCGGGTTGGACTACAGCCTGAAGCCGGACGATCAGGACTGGCTGGACTTCAAGGCCAAGCTGTATTACGTCGACACCAAGGACGATTCCGACACCTACGCCTCCAGTACCACGGCCAACGATGCGTATTCAACGAACACCCGGCTACGCACCTATGGTTTGCAGGCGCAAAATACCTCCCGCGTCTATCCCGCCGCTGGCCATGAATTAACGGCCAACTACGGGCTGGATCTGTTTTACGATAAGGCAACCAGCGATTCCACTCTCGACTCCATGAACGGCGTAACACCGAATGGCAATCGTAGCGTGGCCAGCCTGTTCGCCAACCTGGAGTACGATTATAATGACTGGCTCACCCTACAGGGTGGGATACGCTATGACCGTTACCATCTGCGCGGTTCCACCGGTTTTACGTCTTTTGATTTCCCCTGGACGGTCGATAACCCCTGCACCGAGCGTTCCGCAGCGCGATGCAGCGTTGCAAAAACGCATACCTATGACATCGATGATGAGCATGGGAAGTTTTCCCCCACGGTGGCCATCGCTATCAAGCCGGGCGTAGACTGGCTGGAGCTGTACGGCAGCTACGGCATGTCTTACCGGCCGCCTGCGATCACTGAAACGCTGACGACCGGCAGCGCCCACTCTTCATCCGTGCAATACCCCAACCCGTTTCTTCAGGCAGAACGTTCCCGCACTTGGGAAACCGGGTTTAATATCAAAGCCGACAACCTGATTACCGATACAGATCGGTTGGTGGCCAAAGTCTCCTATTTTGATACGAAGGTCAGCAACTACATTAATATGGAGTTAGCACGCGTCACACCGGGATTATTTTCCCCTTCCACCGGTAACGCCGCCTATGTCAATAACCTGTCCAAAACCCGTTTCCGCGGTCTGGAATACCAGCTTAACTACGACGCCGGGGTATTCTATGCCGATCTAACCTATACCCACATGATTGGGAAAAATGATTTCTGCTCGAAACAGGCATGGATGGGTGGCGTGATTAGCTATGCCGGCAGCAGTAGAAACTACTATGCCGTGCCGCTTGATGACTGGAATAATTTTGCACAGTGTAACACCGGTGCGGTTTTTGGTTCTGCGGCCTATCTGCCAAGCGATCGCGCCAGCCTGACACTCGGCGGGCGCGCGTTTGAACGCAAGCTGGATTTCGGCGTAACCATCCGCTACAACAAAGGCTATCAAGATCATTCCGTTATAAATGACACGGGAACTACAGGTCAGTTTTATGTTGCCGACTGGCCGAAATATACGCTGTTTGATATTTACGCCAGCTATCAGTTAACCCATAACCTGAAAATCAACGGTTCGATAGAAAATATCACCAACCGCGCTTATATCGTCAGCTACGGCGATGCGCTGTCCTATACCCTTGGGCGCGGCAGAACCGTTCAGGGGGGAATCACCTATGAATTTTAA
- a CDS encoding FecR family protein, which produces MMNDYPTEIRQQAAAWALKLTEAGPDAAQQQALQHWLAQDPRHHPALEQAQALWQALGVLNGEQQNQLRAAAAPRPRRAPVRWSIAACALLALCAGVLWGPGAWVDIHADYHTASGQIRHLRLPDGSQVDMDSDTAVALEYSGAERRVRLLRGNAWFTVVPLSPSEPRPFRVAADNGVTQALGTQFMVQYDDSATTVGVAQHSVQVAAGAQSLVLQEQQAATYDAHQGLKRIAGWNSHDAGDWRRGLLIFHQQPLAEVIARINRYHRGKVIVRGARLQQRQISGVFSLGDLDNALATISHELGARQLTLPGLIVLY; this is translated from the coding sequence ATGATGAACGACTATCCCACAGAAATCAGGCAACAGGCCGCCGCATGGGCGCTAAAATTGACCGAAGCCGGCCCAGACGCGGCGCAGCAACAGGCGCTGCAACACTGGTTGGCACAGGATCCGCGCCATCACCCCGCGTTGGAGCAGGCTCAGGCACTGTGGCAAGCGCTGGGCGTGCTCAACGGCGAGCAGCAAAACCAGCTGCGGGCCGCCGCCGCCCCTCGGCCGCGCCGCGCCCCGGTGCGCTGGAGCATCGCTGCCTGTGCGCTGTTGGCGCTCTGCGCCGGCGTGCTGTGGGGGCCGGGCGCCTGGGTGGACATCCACGCCGATTATCACACCGCCAGCGGGCAAATCCGCCACCTTCGCCTGCCAGACGGCAGCCAGGTTGATATGGACAGCGACACAGCCGTCGCCCTTGAGTATAGCGGCGCTGAACGCCGCGTCAGGCTGCTGCGCGGCAACGCCTGGTTCACCGTGGTGCCGCTCTCGCCAAGCGAACCGCGCCCCTTTCGGGTGGCAGCCGATAACGGCGTAACCCAGGCGCTCGGCACGCAGTTTATGGTGCAGTACGACGATAGCGCCACCACCGTCGGGGTGGCGCAACACAGCGTGCAAGTGGCGGCCGGGGCGCAATCGCTGGTTCTACAGGAACAGCAGGCCGCCACATACGACGCGCATCAGGGGTTGAAACGGATCGCAGGCTGGAATAGCCACGACGCCGGCGACTGGCGGCGCGGGCTGTTGATCTTTCATCAACAACCGCTGGCGGAGGTTATCGCGCGGATCAACCGTTATCATCGCGGCAAAGTGATCGTCCGCGGCGCACGCTTGCAGCAACGCCAAATCAGCGGTGTGTTTTCCCTTGGCGATCTGGATAACGCTCTGGCCACCATTAGCCACGAACTGGGCGCCAGGCAACTGACGCTGCCGGGGCTTATCGTGCTGTATTAG
- a CDS encoding RNA polymerase sigma factor, producing MTRKVRDPHLAADLLQECFLRLAQRLEQNEDISDKKAYLFKTANNLVLDHQRYQARWQMQPPANDGEAALDTLPDRRPQMEQMAINQQQLALLAQVLAQLPERTQQIFLLHRLEHLTQQQVARQLNISVSTVEKHLASALAAMLRVI from the coding sequence TTGACGCGTAAAGTTCGCGATCCTCATCTGGCCGCCGATCTGCTACAGGAATGCTTTTTGCGCCTGGCGCAACGGCTGGAACAAAACGAGGATATCAGCGATAAAAAGGCCTATTTGTTTAAAACCGCCAATAACCTGGTGCTGGATCACCAACGCTATCAAGCGCGTTGGCAAATGCAGCCGCCGGCCAACGACGGCGAAGCGGCGCTGGACACCCTGCCCGATCGCCGGCCGCAGATGGAGCAGATGGCCATTAACCAGCAGCAGTTGGCGCTGCTGGCGCAGGTGCTGGCGCAGTTGCCCGAACGCACGCAGCAGATATTTTTGCTGCACCGGTTGGAGCACCTCACACAGCAGCAGGTTGCCCGGCAACTGAACATTTCCGTCAGTACGGTAGAAAAGCATCTCGCCAGTGCGCTGGCGGCGATGCTGCGCGTCATTTAA
- a CDS encoding AMP nucleosidase: protein MNNSLSGSHLNVAQALDKLEAMYNASVKALRAAIGEFISHGTLPDEQARRAGLFVYPELRVSWDGTSPSQKKTRAYGRFTHPGSYTTTITRPELFRHYLAEQLAMLQDEYAATIEVVPSQLEIPFPYVIDGSNLSLDRSMSAGLAQHFPTTELAQIGDETADGLLHPTGPFPLSHFDALRSDFSLARLRHYTGTPAEHFQPFVLFTNYTRYVDEFVRWACSQIADPASPYQALSCAGGNLITADTAAPEQAVSDLAWKNHQMPAYHLIAANGQGITLINIGVGPSNAKTICDHLAVLRPSAWLMIGHCGGLRESQTIGDYVLAHAYLRDDHVLDSVLPPDIPIPSIAEVQRALYDATKAISGMPGEEVKQRLRTGTVVTTDDRNWELRYSASALRFNLSRAVAVDMESATIAAQGYRFRVPYGTLLCVSDKPLHGEIKLPGQANRFYEGAISEHLQIGICAIDLLRAEGERLHSRKLRTFNEPPFR, encoded by the coding sequence ATGAACAACAGCCTATCCGGCAGTCACCTCAATGTGGCGCAGGCGCTCGATAAACTGGAGGCGATGTACAACGCTTCAGTAAAAGCGCTCCGTGCGGCCATTGGGGAATTTATCAGCCACGGCACATTGCCCGATGAACAGGCACGGCGCGCAGGATTGTTCGTTTATCCAGAGCTGCGGGTAAGCTGGGACGGCACCTCCCCCAGCCAAAAGAAAACCCGCGCCTATGGCCGTTTCACCCACCCCGGCAGTTATACCACCACCATTACCCGGCCAGAGCTGTTCCGCCATTATCTGGCGGAACAGTTGGCCATGCTGCAAGACGAATACGCCGCCACGATTGAGGTGGTGCCTTCACAGTTGGAGATCCCGTTCCCCTACGTTATCGACGGTTCCAACCTGAGCCTGGATCGCTCAATGAGCGCCGGGCTAGCACAGCATTTCCCCACCACCGAACTGGCGCAGATTGGCGATGAAACCGCCGATGGCCTGTTGCACCCCACCGGCCCGTTCCCGCTTTCGCATTTCGACGCGCTGCGCAGTGACTTTTCACTGGCAAGGCTGCGCCACTACACCGGCACGCCGGCCGAACATTTCCAACCGTTCGTGCTGTTTACCAACTACACGCGCTATGTGGATGAGTTTGTGCGCTGGGCCTGCAGCCAGATCGCCGATCCGGCCAGCCCTTACCAGGCGCTGTCCTGCGCCGGCGGCAACCTGATTACGGCGGACACCGCCGCCCCCGAACAGGCGGTATCCGATCTGGCGTGGAAAAACCACCAGATGCCGGCTTATCACCTGATCGCCGCCAACGGCCAAGGGATCACGCTGATCAACATTGGCGTCGGCCCGTCCAATGCCAAAACCATCTGCGATCACCTGGCGGTGCTGCGCCCCAGCGCCTGGCTGATGATCGGCCACTGCGGCGGCCTGCGCGAAAGCCAAACGATTGGCGACTATGTGTTGGCGCACGCCTATCTGCGTGACGATCACGTACTGGATTCGGTTCTGCCGCCGGATATCCCAATCCCGAGCATCGCCGAGGTGCAGCGTGCGCTGTACGACGCCACCAAAGCCATCAGCGGTATGCCGGGCGAAGAGGTCAAACAGCGGCTGCGCACCGGCACGGTGGTCACCACTGACGATCGCAACTGGGAACTGCGCTACTCCGCTTCAGCGCTGCGTTTTAACCTGAGCCGCGCCGTGGCGGTGGATATGGAAAGCGCCACCATTGCCGCCCAGGGCTACCGCTTCCGGGTGCCCTATGGCACGCTGCTGTGCGTTTCCGACAAGCCGTTGCACGGTGAAATAAAGCTCCCCGGCCAGGCCAACCGCTTCTATGAAGGCGCGATTTCCGAACACTTGCAGATCGGTATCTGTGCGATCGATCTGCTGCGCGCCGAGGGCGAGCGCCTGCACTCACGCAAGCTGCGCACCTTCAACGAACCCCCATTCCGTTAA
- a CDS encoding glycyl-radical enzyme activating protein: MIFNIQRYSTHDGPGIRTVVFLKGCSLGCRWCQNPESRSGQQEVLFDARLCMAGCDLCQRAVPGAIERLPAGIIIHRERLEAPHFAQLQNCCPTQALSVCGEAANVDSIMATVLRDKPFYQRSGGGITLSGGEPFMQPELARALLQRSRQQGIHTAVETCLHVPWAYVSPSLPYIDLFLADLKHVDGKIFKQWTGGSAKRVMENLRRVAASGKPLVIRVPLIPGFNADAASVRAITDFATGELGARDIHFLPYHTLGKNKYQLLNQPYLAADKPLDDPELLVFAERYASTQGLAVTLRG; encoded by the coding sequence ATGATTTTCAACATCCAGCGTTATTCTACACATGACGGTCCCGGCATCCGAACCGTCGTGTTTTTGAAAGGATGCTCGCTGGGTTGCCGCTGGTGCCAGAACCCGGAAAGCCGTTCGGGCCAGCAAGAGGTGCTGTTCGATGCGCGTTTGTGCATGGCGGGGTGCGATCTGTGCCAGCGAGCGGTGCCCGGCGCCATTGAGCGGCTGCCGGCGGGCATCATTATCCACCGTGAACGCCTGGAGGCGCCGCATTTTGCGCAGTTGCAAAACTGTTGCCCAACGCAGGCGTTGAGCGTGTGCGGCGAAGCGGCAAACGTCGACAGTATTATGGCGACGGTGCTGCGTGATAAACCCTTCTACCAGCGCAGCGGCGGCGGCATCACGCTCTCCGGCGGCGAGCCGTTTATGCAGCCGGAGCTGGCGCGGGCGCTGCTTCAGCGCAGCCGCCAGCAGGGCATCCATACCGCGGTGGAAACCTGCCTGCATGTGCCCTGGGCCTACGTTTCGCCTTCATTACCCTATATCGATCTGTTCCTCGCCGATTTGAAACACGTCGACGGCAAAATCTTCAAACAATGGACCGGCGGCTCGGCCAAACGCGTGATGGAAAATTTACGCCGCGTCGCCGCCAGCGGCAAACCGCTGGTGATCCGCGTGCCGCTCATCCCCGGCTTTAACGCCGATGCCGCCTCGGTGCGTGCGATAACCGATTTTGCGACCGGGGAGTTGGGCGCCCGCGACATTCATTTTCTGCCTTATCACACCCTAGGGAAGAACAAATACCAACTGCTTAACCAGCCATACCTGGCGGCGGATAAGCCACTTGACGATCCTGAACTGCTTGTCTTTGCCGAACGCTATGCAAGCACGCAGGGGTTAGCCGTGACACTGAGAGGATAG